CCCGACCAATGGTCTCATCTAAAATCGTCGCCGAAATGCCTCCGTGTAAAATCCCCGGATAGCTTTGGTACATCTCATTGGGCGTGAAGATGGCAATGGTCTCATTTTCTTGAGTCGCATAAAATTTAGCTTGCAAACCGATAGGATTTTTGATGCCACAGACAAAACAGTGATTTGAAATATTTTGTCGTTCTTTAATTTGAAATTCCATATTTTTTTCCTTGTTGATATAAATAGATAATCGAGCTCATACCCGCACTTCCCAAAACCATCGCCATCACGACGATTTGATAACGCACCGCAATAATCGGATCGATTCCTGAGAGAATTTGTCCGGTCATCATACCCGGAAGTGAGACCAAACCAACCGCTAAAAATGAGTTGATTTGAGGTATGAGCGATGCTTTAAAAGCATTGGCTCTTGCTTGGGGATAGGTTTTGTTTTTAATCTCATTTTCAAATCGCTCCGCTACCAAAGAAATCGCATTCATGGAGTTGGCATAAATCATTCCAGCAAGAGGGATGATGAATCTCGGCTGGTAAAATGGATGCAAATCCAAGACAAAATAAAGTACCAATAGAAGGTTGAAACTCCCTCCAATGGCAATAGAAAGCAAGATTTCATAATAGACTTTGAGATTGCGTTTTTCTATATTTCGAAGCGCTATAAAACTCGAAGCACCAATCATAAATAAGATAATGACAAAACCCAAGATGACATGATTATTGTTGAAGATAAACGTAAGACAATATCCGATGATAAGCAACTGTGTGAGCATACGAAACGTCGCTAAGACAATCTCTTTGATATTTTGAGTCCAAAGAAAATAGACGTAGGCGACTATACTAATGGGAATCAACATATAAAATAAATGTGTTATTGTAATTAAATGCATGATAAGAATTTTATCATACTTTTTCTAAATTATGCGCACCCGTTATAATAAAGGGGTCAAAATAGTATATTATGGTGATTCCTTATGCTTTTTTGGGTATATTAAGCAAAATTTATAATAATATGAGGATAGCATGCGTGTTTGATACAAAAAAATATGACGAATGGCTACAGGTTTCACGGGTTTTTCAAATTCGCTACGTTGCTATTTTGACAGCGCTTTTATACTCTTTGGTTGCCATACTTGATAGCATAATTATCCCTTCAGAATACCAATCATTAGTCCATTTTGTTCACTTATGTATCCTCACGCCAATTTTACTATTGATTGCAAGTTTGTCTTTTTTTAAGAAATATTATAACACAATGATATATCTGCTTATTTTAGCTCCAGCAAGTGCAGCAATTGGAAATCTTCTCATTACATCACAGATTAATACACCCAATCTGTATTTACCCGAAATCTATCTATGTATATTTTGGATTTTCACCATTTCTGGGTTAAAACTTTTTCATGCTACTATCAGTGCGAGTATCGTCATCATGATATCTAGTTTCTCTTTTTTCTATTTAACGCACCAAGAATTTATCATGCACTTATTTTGGATTCTCTCCGCCACTTCTTTTGGTTTTTTGGGAGCTTTTTTACTTGAACGTGCTAACAAAAAAAACTTTTTGCATACAAAAGCTCTTGCAAAGTCTGCACAAACTGACACACTCACCAAATTGTACAATCGTGCTAAATTTGATAATGTATTGTCTTATGAATTGCAACGCAACAGGCGACGCAATGATCCAATAGGCTTAGCGATGATTGATATTGATTATTTCAAATCGGTTAATGACACTTTTGGTCATCATATTGGAGATATGTTTTTGATAGAAATTTCTCAAC
This genomic window from Sulfurospirillum sp. 1612 contains:
- a CDS encoding GGDEF domain-containing protein, which produces MFDTKKYDEWLQVSRVFQIRYVAILTALLYSLVAILDSIIIPSEYQSLVHFVHLCILTPILLLIASLSFFKKYYNTMIYLLILAPASAAIGNLLITSQINTPNLYLPEIYLCIFWIFTISGLKLFHATISASIVIMISSFSFFYLTHQEFIMHLFWILSATSFGFLGAFLLERANKKNFLHTKALAKSAQTDTLTKLYNRAKFDNVLSYELQRNRRRNDPIGLAMIDIDYFKSVNDTFGHHIGDMFLIEISQLIKHNIRETDFLARWGGEEFALICVETDIEGMNTLVENIRIAVEQHSFQTIGKKTMSAGVSVYHEGDTNTSLTARADQALYLAKNSGRNNIKILS
- a CDS encoding ABC transporter permease codes for the protein MHLITITHLFYMLIPISIVAYVYFLWTQNIKEIVLATFRMLTQLLIIGYCLTFIFNNNHVILGFVIILFMIGASSFIALRNIEKRNLKVYYEILLSIAIGGSFNLLLVLYFVLDLHPFYQPRFIIPLAGMIYANSMNAISLVAERFENEIKNKTYPQARANAFKASLIPQINSFLAVGLVSLPGMMTGQILSGIDPIIAVRYQIVVMAMVLGSAGMSSIIYLYQQGKKYGISN